The Microbulbifer hydrolyticus genome has a segment encoding these proteins:
- the rsmA gene encoding 16S rRNA (adenine(1518)-N(6)/adenine(1519)-N(6))-dimethyltransferase RsmA — protein sequence MDNFFQHKARKRFGQNFLVDENIIERIVRAIGPKETDKLVEIGPGQGAITALLLDKCPSLTAVELDRDLIPMLEFKFREYPDFTIIEKDALKFDFGSLAEGDGEQLRIVGNLPYNISTPLLFHLLSFRGKIQDMHFMLQKEVVDRLSAVPGVKAFGRLSVMAQYHCRVQGLFPVPPQSFRPAPKVDSAIVRLVPHQTLPHPAENEALLERIVSVAFQQRRKTLRNALKPLFPELDPEQLPVDTSRRPETLGVKEYVELANYCNQLPAPEAPKQ from the coding sequence ATGGACAACTTTTTCCAACACAAAGCGCGCAAACGTTTCGGGCAAAATTTTCTCGTCGATGAGAACATCATCGAGCGCATCGTGCGCGCCATCGGCCCGAAAGAAACCGACAAGCTGGTGGAGATCGGCCCCGGCCAGGGCGCCATTACCGCACTACTGCTGGATAAGTGCCCATCCCTTACCGCGGTGGAACTGGACCGGGACCTGATTCCGATGCTCGAGTTTAAATTCCGTGAATATCCAGATTTCACCATCATCGAAAAGGATGCGCTGAAATTCGATTTTGGCAGCCTCGCCGAAGGCGATGGCGAACAGCTACGTATCGTGGGCAACCTGCCCTACAACATCTCCACCCCCCTGCTGTTCCACCTGTTGAGCTTTCGCGGCAAGATCCAGGACATGCATTTCATGCTGCAGAAGGAAGTGGTTGACCGCCTGAGTGCGGTTCCGGGAGTCAAAGCATTTGGGCGCCTGAGTGTCATGGCCCAGTACCACTGCCGTGTGCAGGGCCTGTTTCCGGTACCTCCGCAGTCATTCCGCCCGGCACCGAAAGTGGATTCCGCCATTGTGCGCCTGGTACCCCACCAGACCCTGCCCCACCCGGCAGAAAACGAAGCATTGTTGGAACGTATTGTCAGTGTCGCCTTCCAGCAGCGTCGCAAGACCCTGCGCAATGCACTGAAACCCCTGTTTCCCGAACTCGATCCGGAGCAGCTGCCGGTAGACACCAGCCGTCGCCCGGAAACCCTGGGCGTCAAGGAATACGTGGAGCTGGCAAACTACTGCAACCAGTTACCTGCTCCCGAAGCACCGAAACAATAA
- a CDS encoding symmetrical bis(5'-nucleosyl)-tetraphosphatase: MATYAIGDIQGCLEPLQRLLKKVHFNPDKDKLWLAGDMVHRGPDSLGTLRFLYEHRSQITAVLGNHDLHLLAIAHGAKRLTDKEHDLAEVLRAKDADILLGWLQKQPLMVHKKVEDKYFSMVHAGIPPMWSMSKALELAGEVHRALQDPAMAEAFFFGMYGNEPHLWSDHLIGVERLRSITNYFTRMRFCKEDGTLDLITKQGPLAAHHDYQPWFSYRHRKTKSDRIIFGHWAALEGEANTKKVYALDTGCVWGGYLTAMRLEDESFFCADCAP, encoded by the coding sequence TTGGCCACCTACGCAATCGGCGATATTCAGGGCTGCCTGGAACCATTACAAAGACTGCTGAAAAAAGTCCACTTCAACCCGGACAAGGACAAACTGTGGCTGGCCGGCGACATGGTTCACCGCGGCCCGGACAGCCTCGGTACCCTGCGTTTTCTCTACGAGCACCGCAGCCAGATTACTGCCGTGCTGGGCAACCACGACCTGCACCTGCTGGCCATTGCCCACGGCGCCAAGCGCCTGACCGACAAGGAACATGACCTCGCCGAAGTCCTGCGGGCAAAAGATGCGGATATATTGCTCGGCTGGCTGCAGAAGCAGCCGCTGATGGTGCACAAAAAAGTGGAGGACAAATACTTCTCCATGGTGCACGCCGGCATTCCACCCATGTGGAGCATGAGCAAGGCATTGGAGCTTGCGGGCGAAGTCCATCGGGCCCTGCAGGACCCGGCCATGGCCGAAGCCTTTTTCTTTGGCATGTACGGCAATGAACCGCATCTGTGGAGCGATCACCTAATCGGCGTGGAGCGCCTGCGCTCTATCACCAACTACTTCACCCGCATGCGCTTCTGCAAGGAAGACGGCACCCTGGACCTCATCACCAAGCAGGGACCCTTGGCCGCGCACCACGATTACCAACCCTGGTTCAGCTACCGCCACCGTAAAACAAAAAGCGACCGCATCATTTTCGGGCACTGGGCGGCACTGGAAGGGGAAGCGAACACCAAGAAAGTGTATGCGCTGGATACTGGCTGTGTGTGGGGCGGCTATCTCACTGCCATGCGGCTGGAGGACGAGAGCTTTTTCTGTGCGGACTGTGCGCCCTAG
- the pulA gene encoding pullulanase-type alpha-1,6-glucosidase, translating into MQASSRASGHTRRVRHIHSASLLAMAIVASTHSAAQTANSELSMVNIPGTIQTAIGCAGDWDPACEVSQLTYDASDDLWQGAYTLPAGDYEYKVAIDGGWDENYGAYADANGGNIPLNIAAEREVKFIYDHETNWIADNVRHSIVTAAGDFQSELGCPGDWQPDCLQTWLQDVDGDGVYTFITDALPAGDYQMKAALNEGWDESYGDSSGNNIAFTAEAGKEIYFAFDSNTKSVVVSTDGVPRGDLTTDKAHWVDASTIVWPVSLPEGGSARLVASDSAALTLGPDGVAGDTQVVLAHNASGLPESVSAKFPHLANATAFTVPNSADIAALLKGQLAVAIFDAEGNIVDATGVQTPGVLDAVFAYDGTLGATVGENSIDFALWAPTAKSVKVHLFDSGDQSEPTTHIEMTSSNGVWTASTSIDWDRKFYMYEVEVYSYATRKVETNWVTDPYSLSLSTNSSKSQIVNLNDADLKPEGWDSVMKPSLSAAEDISVYELHVRDFSIKDDTVSETARGTFAAFAEGGRGSLHLAELAAAGLTHVHLLPAFDFATVNEDRSALKTTGDLSVYAADSTEQQAAVNAIRDEDGFNWGYDPLHFTVPEGSYSTDPEGVQRIIEFREMVQSLSDMGLRVVMDVVYNHTSSFAQYDNSILDKIVPGYYHRRNGEGYVEMSSCCANTASEHTMMEKLMRDSMKTWATAYKVDGFRFDLMGHHSKENILNVAADMEALTTETDGVDGSAIYLYGEGWNFGEVVDDARFVQARQANMAGTGVGTFNDRMRDSVRGGNPFGGFEEQGFGTGLFTDSNGKFGGDDERATLLTLADKVRVTLAGNLADYVLETSNGTELTGAELIYNGQPTGYTADPQESINYVAAHDNETLFDGIQIKANSTTSLADRVRLQNFSNSLVMLAQGVPFIHAGQEILRSKSMDRDSYNSGDWFNAIDFSLATDNWAAGLPIADKNEDKWGLMGPLLADPAIAPQQSDREFALAVFKDWLQIRNSSGLFRLPTKEAVQSVVSFANTGPEQIPGLIAMHLNDATGDFDEETSQILVLFNGGAEAQEFTLASAAELPFALHPVQQESADAALADASVEAGVFTVPARTTAVFTLARADDTSIIVDEEEENEQQEDNDQGSGNGSRGGATGFALLALLAAALLRRRRV; encoded by the coding sequence ATGCAAGCTTCCTCTCGCGCGAGCGGGCACACCCGTCGCGTCCGTCATATTCACTCAGCCTCACTGCTGGCGATGGCAATTGTCGCCTCAACCCATAGTGCCGCCCAGACAGCAAACTCTGAACTTTCGATGGTGAACATTCCCGGCACCATCCAGACTGCAATCGGTTGTGCTGGAGACTGGGACCCCGCATGCGAGGTGTCGCAACTGACCTACGATGCCAGCGATGATCTCTGGCAGGGCGCCTACACCCTGCCGGCTGGCGACTACGAATACAAGGTTGCAATCGACGGTGGCTGGGATGAGAACTACGGCGCCTATGCTGACGCAAATGGCGGCAACATTCCGCTGAACATCGCCGCTGAGCGCGAAGTGAAGTTCATCTATGACCACGAAACCAACTGGATTGCCGACAACGTAAGGCACAGTATTGTCACCGCAGCCGGTGACTTCCAGAGCGAACTGGGCTGCCCCGGCGACTGGCAGCCAGACTGTCTGCAGACCTGGCTGCAGGATGTCGACGGTGATGGTGTCTACACCTTTATCACCGACGCACTGCCGGCGGGCGACTATCAGATGAAAGCGGCACTCAACGAGGGCTGGGACGAAAGCTACGGTGACAGCAGCGGTAACAATATTGCGTTTACCGCAGAGGCGGGCAAGGAAATTTATTTCGCCTTCGACAGCAACACAAAGAGCGTTGTGGTCAGCACCGACGGTGTTCCGCGTGGTGACCTGACCACAGACAAAGCACACTGGGTGGACGCATCCACCATCGTGTGGCCGGTTTCCCTGCCGGAAGGCGGCAGCGCCAGACTGGTCGCCAGCGACAGCGCCGCGCTTACCCTGGGGCCAGACGGCGTTGCCGGTGATACACAGGTTGTGCTGGCGCACAATGCGAGCGGCCTGCCTGAAAGTGTCAGCGCCAAATTCCCGCATCTCGCGAATGCCACCGCCTTTACCGTGCCGAACAGCGCCGACATCGCGGCACTGCTAAAGGGCCAGCTGGCAGTCGCTATTTTTGATGCGGAAGGCAACATTGTGGATGCCACCGGTGTACAGACTCCGGGAGTACTCGATGCGGTATTCGCATACGACGGTACGCTCGGTGCGACAGTGGGTGAAAACTCAATCGACTTTGCCCTGTGGGCGCCCACCGCAAAATCGGTCAAGGTCCACCTGTTCGACAGCGGTGACCAGTCAGAGCCGACGACGCATATTGAAATGACGTCCAGTAACGGCGTGTGGACCGCGTCCACGAGCATCGACTGGGACCGCAAGTTTTATATGTATGAGGTAGAGGTCTATTCCTACGCGACCCGCAAGGTCGAGACTAACTGGGTAACCGATCCGTACTCCCTGAGCCTTTCCACCAACTCCAGCAAGAGTCAGATCGTCAACCTGAACGACGCAGACCTTAAGCCGGAAGGCTGGGATTCGGTGATGAAACCATCGCTGTCTGCAGCGGAAGATATCTCGGTCTACGAACTGCATGTGCGCGACTTCAGTATCAAGGATGACACGGTCAGCGAGACGGCCCGTGGAACCTTCGCAGCCTTTGCCGAAGGCGGGCGCGGCAGCCTGCACCTGGCGGAGCTGGCGGCTGCCGGTCTCACCCATGTGCACCTGCTTCCGGCGTTCGACTTTGCCACCGTCAATGAAGACCGCTCCGCACTGAAAACCACCGGCGATCTCAGCGTTTATGCCGCAGACAGCACAGAGCAACAGGCCGCCGTCAATGCGATTCGCGATGAGGATGGTTTCAACTGGGGTTACGACCCGCTGCATTTCACCGTGCCGGAAGGTAGCTATTCCACCGACCCGGAAGGTGTGCAGCGCATCATTGAGTTTCGCGAAATGGTGCAGTCGCTGAGCGATATGGGCCTGCGGGTAGTGATGGACGTGGTGTACAACCACACCAGTTCTTTCGCCCAGTATGACAACTCGATCCTCGACAAAATTGTCCCCGGTTACTACCACCGCCGCAATGGTGAGGGATACGTGGAGATGAGCAGCTGTTGTGCCAACACCGCGAGCGAACACACCATGATGGAAAAGCTGATGCGCGATTCCATGAAGACCTGGGCCACCGCCTACAAGGTCGATGGTTTCCGCTTTGACCTCATGGGCCACCACAGCAAGGAGAACATCCTGAACGTGGCCGCCGATATGGAAGCACTCACCACGGAAACCGATGGCGTGGACGGTTCAGCCATCTACCTGTATGGCGAGGGCTGGAACTTTGGTGAAGTGGTCGACGACGCACGCTTTGTGCAGGCACGACAGGCGAATATGGCTGGCACTGGCGTGGGTACCTTTAACGACCGCATGCGCGACTCGGTGCGTGGCGGCAACCCGTTTGGGGGCTTCGAGGAACAGGGCTTTGGTACCGGCCTGTTTACCGACAGCAACGGCAAGTTCGGCGGTGACGATGAGCGCGCCACCCTGCTGACCCTCGCCGACAAGGTGCGAGTGACACTCGCTGGCAACCTCGCAGACTATGTCCTGGAAACATCGAACGGCACCGAGCTGACCGGCGCGGAGCTGATTTACAACGGCCAGCCCACCGGCTACACCGCCGATCCGCAGGAGTCCATCAACTACGTTGCCGCCCACGACAACGAAACCCTGTTTGACGGCATCCAGATCAAAGCCAACAGCACTACCAGCCTGGCTGATCGCGTGCGCCTGCAGAACTTCAGTAACTCGCTGGTAATGCTCGCGCAAGGTGTACCCTTCATCCATGCCGGGCAGGAAATCCTGCGCTCCAAGTCCATGGACCGCGACAGCTACAACTCTGGTGACTGGTTCAACGCCATCGACTTCTCCCTTGCTACCGACAACTGGGCCGCCGGCCTGCCGATCGCGGACAAGAACGAAGACAAGTGGGGCCTGATGGGACCGCTGTTGGCGGACCCGGCTATTGCGCCACAGCAGTCGGATCGGGAGTTTGCCCTGGCGGTGTTCAAGGACTGGCTGCAGATTCGCAACAGTAGCGGCCTGTTCCGCCTGCCCACCAAAGAGGCGGTGCAGTCGGTGGTGTCCTTCGCCAATACCGGCCCCGAGCAGATCCCCGGCCTGATCGCCATGCATCTGAACGATGCCACTGGCGATTTTGACGAGGAGACGTCGCAGATCCTGGTGCTGTTCAATGGCGGCGCCGAGGCTCAGGAGTTCACTCTGGCGTCTGCGGCGGAACTGCCGTTTGCCCTGCATCCTGTGCAGCAGGAATCGGCCGACGCAGCCCTGGCAGACGCTTCCGTGGAGGCCGGCGTGTTCACCGTGCCGGCACGCACCACCGCCGTGTTTACGCTCGCCCGTGCAGATGACACATCGATCATTGTCGACGAGGAAGAGGAAAACGAGCAGCAGGAGGATAATGACCAGGGGTCAGGCAACGGCTCCAGGGGCGGTGCCACCGGGTTCGCGCTGCTGGCCCTGCTGGCTGCGGCCCTGTTGCGTCGACGCCGCGTCTAA
- the galE gene encoding UDP-glucose 4-epimerase GalE, with product MKVLVTGGAGYIGSHTCVELLEAGLEPVVVDNLCNSSEEALRRVEAITGKTVPFHQVDIQDADALREVFRQYPVSAVIHFAGLKAVGESVSIPLRYYQNNVAGTLTLCQVMEEFGVHQLIFSSSATVYGDPETVPIRENFPTGATNPYGASKLIVEDMLRDLCKAPGSQWKVSLLRYFNPIGAHESGTIGEDPAGIPNNLLPYVAQVAVGRLPQLQVFGDDYATPDGTGVRDYIHVVDLARGHLAALNKLQKDATDAGCYTYNLGTGRGSSVLEIVRAFAEVADREIPYKIVPRRPGDIAECYADPSYAEQELGWKTELDLKRMVTDTWRWQSQNPQGYK from the coding sequence ATGAAAGTTCTGGTAACCGGGGGCGCCGGCTATATCGGCAGCCACACCTGTGTTGAGCTACTGGAGGCCGGATTGGAACCGGTGGTGGTGGACAACCTGTGCAACAGCAGTGAGGAAGCGCTACGTCGGGTCGAGGCCATCACTGGCAAGACCGTGCCCTTCCATCAGGTGGATATCCAGGATGCGGATGCATTGCGGGAGGTTTTTCGTCAGTACCCGGTTTCTGCAGTGATCCACTTCGCCGGTCTCAAGGCGGTAGGCGAATCCGTTTCCATTCCCCTGCGTTATTACCAGAACAATGTTGCCGGCACCCTGACCCTGTGTCAGGTGATGGAGGAGTTTGGTGTACACCAGCTGATTTTCAGTTCCTCGGCCACCGTGTACGGCGACCCGGAGACAGTGCCCATTCGCGAAAACTTCCCCACCGGTGCCACCAACCCCTACGGCGCCAGCAAGCTGATCGTGGAAGACATGCTGCGTGACCTGTGCAAGGCGCCGGGCAGCCAGTGGAAGGTGAGCCTGCTGCGCTACTTCAATCCCATCGGTGCTCACGAGAGCGGCACCATCGGTGAGGACCCGGCCGGTATCCCCAACAACCTGCTGCCGTATGTGGCTCAGGTGGCGGTAGGGCGCCTGCCCCAGCTGCAGGTGTTCGGCGACGACTACGCTACCCCCGACGGCACCGGCGTGCGCGATTACATCCATGTGGTCGATCTGGCCCGCGGCCACCTGGCGGCGCTGAATAAACTGCAGAAAGACGCTACAGACGCGGGCTGCTACACCTACAACCTGGGTACCGGCCGCGGCAGTTCGGTACTGGAAATCGTGCGCGCTTTTGCCGAGGTTGCGGACAGGGAGATTCCCTACAAAATCGTGCCGCGACGCCCCGGTGATATTGCCGAATGCTATGCCGATCCCTCCTACGCCGAGCAGGAGCTCGGCTGGAAGACCGAGCTGGACCTGAAGCGGATGGTGACAGACACCTGGCGCTGGCAGTCGCAGAATCCGCAAGGGTATAAGTAG
- a CDS encoding PrkA family serine protein kinase: protein MSIFNHYLERYESIQEEELTIQEYLELCKNDRSAYASPAERMLMAIGEAELVDTSRDPRLSRIFSNKVIKRYKAFNEFYGMEEAIEQIVSFFRHAAQGLEEKKQILYLLGPVGGGKSSLAERLKALMEQVPIYTIKGSPVFESPLALFSPSEDGQILEEDYGIPRRYVNTIMSPWAVKRLHEYNGDITKFKVVKIRPSILDQTAIAKTEPGDENNQDISSLVGKVDIRKLEDFPQNDPDAYSFSGSLCRSNQGLMEFVEMFKAPIKVLHPLLTATQEGNYNSTEGLGAIPFNGVILAHSNESEWQSFRNNRNNEAFLDRIYIVKVPYCLRVKEEIKIYDKLLEHSSLSKAPCAPDTLRMLAQFSVLSRIKNPENSSIFSKMRVYDGENLKDTDPKAKTIQEYRDNAGVDEGMNGLSTRFAFKILSKVFNFDATEVAANPVHLLYVLEQQIEQQQFPPEQQENYLGFIKEYLAPRYVEFIGKEIQTAYLESYAEYGQNLFDRYVTYADFWIQDQEYRDPETGEILDRAALNEELEKTEKPAGISNPKDFRNEIVNFVLRARAGNQGKNPDWRSYEKLRSVIEKKMFSNTEDLLPVISFNTKASADDKKKHADFVARMVERGYTEKQVRLLSEWYLRVRKSQ from the coding sequence ATGTCGATATTCAATCACTACCTGGAACGCTACGAGTCGATTCAGGAGGAAGAACTCACCATCCAGGAATACCTGGAGCTGTGCAAAAACGACCGCAGCGCCTATGCCTCTCCGGCCGAGCGCATGCTGATGGCCATCGGCGAGGCCGAGCTGGTGGACACCTCCCGCGACCCCCGACTCTCGCGTATCTTTTCCAACAAGGTCATCAAGCGCTACAAGGCGTTCAACGAATTCTATGGAATGGAAGAGGCCATCGAACAAATCGTCTCTTTCTTCCGCCATGCAGCCCAGGGACTGGAAGAGAAGAAGCAGATCCTGTATCTGCTCGGCCCGGTGGGCGGTGGCAAGTCCTCACTGGCGGAGCGCCTCAAGGCATTGATGGAACAGGTGCCCATCTATACGATCAAGGGTTCACCGGTGTTCGAGTCCCCACTCGCGCTCTTCTCACCCAGCGAAGACGGGCAGATTCTGGAAGAGGACTACGGCATTCCACGCCGCTATGTGAATACCATCATGTCGCCCTGGGCGGTGAAACGCCTGCATGAATACAACGGTGATATCACCAAGTTCAAGGTGGTAAAAATCCGCCCGTCGATCCTCGATCAAACGGCGATCGCCAAGACCGAGCCCGGCGATGAAAACAACCAGGACATTTCGTCGCTGGTGGGCAAGGTGGATATCCGCAAGCTCGAGGACTTCCCGCAAAATGACCCGGACGCCTACAGCTTCTCCGGTAGCCTGTGCCGTTCCAACCAGGGCCTGATGGAGTTTGTGGAAATGTTCAAGGCACCGATCAAGGTGCTGCATCCACTGCTGACCGCCACCCAGGAAGGTAATTACAACAGTACCGAAGGGCTCGGCGCGATTCCGTTCAATGGCGTAATTCTGGCGCACTCCAACGAATCCGAGTGGCAGTCTTTCCGCAACAACCGCAACAACGAGGCCTTCCTCGACCGCATCTATATCGTCAAGGTGCCCTACTGCCTGCGGGTGAAAGAAGAGATCAAAATCTACGACAAACTGCTCGAGCACAGCTCCCTGTCCAAGGCCCCCTGCGCACCCGACACCCTGCGTATGCTGGCGCAGTTCTCGGTGCTGTCCCGGATCAAGAACCCGGAAAATTCCAGTATATTTTCCAAGATGCGGGTGTACGACGGTGAAAACCTGAAAGACACCGACCCGAAAGCGAAAACCATCCAGGAATACCGCGACAATGCCGGTGTGGACGAGGGAATGAACGGCCTGTCTACCCGCTTCGCGTTCAAGATCCTGTCCAAGGTATTCAACTTCGACGCCACGGAGGTGGCTGCCAACCCGGTGCACCTGCTCTATGTACTCGAGCAGCAGATCGAACAGCAACAATTCCCGCCAGAACAGCAGGAGAACTACCTCGGGTTTATCAAGGAATACCTGGCCCCGCGCTATGTGGAGTTTATCGGCAAGGAAATCCAGACCGCCTACCTGGAATCCTACGCGGAGTATGGCCAGAACCTGTTCGATCGCTATGTGACCTACGCAGATTTCTGGATTCAGGATCAGGAATATCGCGACCCGGAAACAGGCGAGATTCTCGACCGCGCGGCACTGAACGAAGAGCTGGAAAAAACCGAGAAGCCAGCCGGCATCTCCAACCCGAAAGATTTCCGCAACGAGATCGTCAACTTTGTACTGCGTGCACGTGCCGGCAACCAAGGTAAAAATCCGGACTGGCGGTCCTATGAAAAGCTGCGTTCGGTAATCGAGAAGAAGATGTTCTCCAATACCGAGGACCTGCTACCGGTCATCTCATTCAATACCAAGGCTTCTGCGGACGACAAGAAAAAGCACGCCGACTTTGTGGCGCGCATGGTCGAGCGCGGTTACACAGAAAAGCAGGTACGACTGCTTTCCGAGTGGTATTTGCGGGTGCGCAAGTCGCAGTAA
- a CDS encoding YeaH/YhbH family protein — translation MSYIIDRRLNGKKKSTVNRQRFLRRYKSHIKKAVGEAMNSRSITDMGNGEKISIPTRDLNEPIFSNGRGGHMEQVLPGNKEFVTGDRIPRPGQGQGQGSGGSGASDSGEGMDEFVFQISQEEFLDFMFEGLELPNMVKRKLAGNDSFQVVRAGICNEGTPGRLNVVRSMRAANARRIALSGGKRRNLKLLEQELEQEESKDPALRDQRKVEQLRLEMEDLRSRIKRIPFLDDFDLKYNLLVKQPRPSSKAVMFCLMDVSGSMNQATKDMAKRFFLLLYLFLQRSYEYTEVVFIRHHTSAKEVDEQEFFYSRETGGTIVSSALKMMRDIMRERYPASEWNIYGAQASDGDNWNDDSSTCHKILIDDIMPHVQYYSYVEITPRDHQALWDEYRSVEQVFPEHFAMEQIIDVGDIYPVFRQLFTQKVAA, via the coding sequence ATGAGCTATATCATCGACCGCCGCCTGAACGGCAAGAAAAAAAGCACCGTCAATCGACAGCGTTTTTTGCGGCGCTACAAGTCTCATATCAAAAAAGCCGTCGGCGAAGCCATGAATAGCCGATCCATCACCGATATGGGTAACGGCGAAAAAATCAGTATTCCCACCCGTGATCTCAATGAACCCATTTTCTCCAATGGCCGTGGCGGACATATGGAGCAGGTGCTGCCCGGCAACAAAGAGTTTGTCACCGGCGATCGTATTCCCCGCCCCGGGCAGGGCCAGGGCCAGGGCAGCGGAGGAAGTGGCGCCAGTGATAGCGGCGAGGGTATGGACGAGTTCGTCTTCCAGATTTCCCAGGAAGAGTTTCTCGATTTCATGTTCGAAGGCCTTGAGTTGCCGAACATGGTCAAGCGCAAACTCGCCGGCAACGATTCCTTCCAGGTGGTTCGCGCCGGTATATGCAACGAGGGCACCCCGGGGCGACTGAACGTGGTGCGCTCGATGCGCGCTGCCAATGCCCGCCGTATTGCACTCAGCGGCGGCAAGCGCCGCAACCTCAAGTTACTCGAGCAGGAACTGGAACAGGAAGAAAGCAAGGATCCGGCGCTGCGCGACCAGCGCAAGGTTGAACAGTTACGGCTGGAGATGGAAGACCTGAGAAGCAGGATCAAGCGCATCCCATTTCTCGACGACTTCGACCTCAAATACAACCTGCTGGTGAAACAGCCCCGGCCCAGTTCCAAAGCGGTAATGTTTTGCCTGATGGACGTATCGGGCTCGATGAACCAGGCCACCAAGGATATGGCCAAGCGGTTTTTCCTGCTGCTGTACCTGTTCCTTCAGCGCAGTTACGAATACACCGAGGTCGTGTTTATCCGTCACCACACCAGTGCCAAAGAGGTGGACGAACAGGAATTTTTCTACTCTCGCGAGACCGGTGGCACCATTGTATCCAGTGCACTCAAAATGATGCGCGACATCATGCGTGAGCGGTATCCGGCCAGCGAGTGGAACATCTACGGTGCCCAGGCGTCCGATGGGGACAACTGGAACGACGACTCCAGCACCTGCCACAAGATTCTGATCGACGACATCATGCCCCACGTGCAGTACTACTCCTATGTGGAAATCACACCCAGAGACCACCAGGCCCTTTGGGACGAATACCGGAGTGTGGAACAAGTGTTCCCAGAACACTTTGCCATGGAGCAGATCATCGATGTAGGGGATATCTATCCGGTATTCCGCCAATTATTCACCCAGAAGGTTGCCGCCTGA
- a CDS encoding SpoVR family protein, protein MLDTAINKKQPISTTSEWTFELIQEYDREIALLAKEFGLDTYPNQIEVISSEQMMDAYSSVGMPVGYNHWSFGKQFISVENNYQRGRMGLAYEIVINSNPCIAYLMEENTMTMQALVIAHASYGHNSFFKGNYLFRTWTDASSIIDYLLFAKNYIARCEERHGVDEVEALLDSCHALMNYGVDRYKRPYPISAHEEERRQKEREEYRQRQLNDLWRTIPKMDGAEEHERPHRFPEEPQENILYFVEKNAPLLENWQRELVRIVRKLAQYFYPQRQTQVMNEGWATFWHYTLLNELHARGKVTDGFMLEFLQSHTSVIYQPPYDSPYYNGINPYALGFSIFTDLRRICENPTEEDRAWFPDIAGSNWKETLQFAMRDFKDESFILQFLSPKVMRDMKLFCISDDDREKEIEVGAIHNEDGYRELRAKLAGQYNLGNREPNIQVYSVDTRGDRSITLHHTQHQRRPLGKDTSEVLRHLHRLWGFDVHLHSLNGDEITADFHCPELGRDRPDEEESMLVPKPI, encoded by the coding sequence ATGCTAGATACAGCGATCAATAAAAAGCAGCCCATCTCGACCACTTCCGAGTGGACTTTCGAGCTCATTCAGGAATACGACCGGGAAATCGCGCTGCTGGCCAAGGAATTTGGCCTCGACACTTATCCCAACCAGATAGAAGTTATCAGTTCCGAACAGATGATGGACGCCTACTCCTCGGTAGGCATGCCAGTGGGTTACAACCACTGGTCCTTCGGCAAACAGTTCATCAGCGTGGAGAACAATTACCAGCGCGGGCGCATGGGGCTGGCGTACGAGATTGTGATCAACTCCAATCCCTGTATTGCCTATCTTATGGAAGAGAACACCATGACCATGCAGGCGCTGGTCATCGCCCACGCCAGTTACGGTCACAACTCCTTCTTCAAGGGCAACTACCTGTTCCGCACCTGGACGGATGCCAGCAGCATCATCGACTACCTGCTGTTTGCAAAAAACTATATTGCGCGCTGTGAAGAACGCCATGGCGTGGATGAGGTGGAAGCGCTGCTGGATAGCTGCCATGCACTGATGAACTACGGCGTGGACCGCTACAAACGCCCCTACCCCATCTCGGCCCATGAGGAGGAGCGACGCCAGAAGGAACGCGAGGAGTACCGCCAGCGCCAGCTGAATGACCTGTGGCGAACAATCCCGAAAATGGATGGGGCCGAGGAGCATGAACGTCCGCACCGCTTCCCTGAGGAGCCGCAGGAAAACATTCTTTATTTTGTCGAGAAAAATGCACCGCTACTGGAGAACTGGCAGCGTGAACTGGTGCGTATTGTGCGCAAGCTTGCGCAATATTTTTATCCGCAGCGCCAGACTCAGGTGATGAATGAGGGCTGGGCCACGTTCTGGCACTACACCCTGCTCAACGAGTTGCATGCGCGGGGCAAAGTAACCGATGGCTTTATGCTGGAATTTCTGCAAAGCCACACCAGCGTCATCTACCAGCCCCCCTACGACAGCCCGTATTACAACGGCATTAATCCCTACGCGCTGGGCTTCAGTATTTTTACCGACCTGCGCCGGATCTGTGAAAACCCCACGGAAGAAGACCGGGCCTGGTTTCCGGATATCGCCGGCAGCAACTGGAAAGAAACCCTTCAATTCGCGATGCGCGATTTCAAGGATGAGAGCTTTATCCTGCAGTTTCTTTCGCCCAAGGTGATGCGGGATATGAAACTGTTCTGTATTTCCGATGATGACCGGGAAAAGGAAATTGAAGTGGGCGCCATCCACAATGAGGATGGCTACCGGGAGCTTCGCGCCAAGCTGGCCGGGCAGTACAACCTGGGGAACCGCGAGCCAAACATCCAGGTATATTCAGTAGATACCCGTGGCGACCGCTCCATCACCCTGCACCACACCCAGCACCAGCGCAGGCCACTGGGTAAAGACACGAGCGAGGTACTGCGGCATCTGCACCGTCTGTGGGGATTCGACGTGCACCTGCACAGCCTCAATGGCGACGAAATTACTGCAGATTTTCACTGCCCTGAACTCGGCAGGGACCGACCGGACGAAGAGGAATCAATGCTAGTGCCCAAGCCGATCTGA